One part of the Nitrosophilus kaiyonis genome encodes these proteins:
- the trxA gene encoding thioredoxin produces the protein MALENLTSQNFNDKVASHDIIILDFWAPWCGPCKEFGPIFEKVSQNHPDILFGKINTEEERELAAHFNISSIPTVAIIREGIVLFMQPGLLPEEALEDLIRQVKELDMEKVREDIAKQNQTQQ, from the coding sequence ATGGCATTAGAAAATTTAACTTCCCAAAACTTTAATGATAAAGTAGCATCACATGATATTATAATTCTTGATTTTTGGGCACCATGGTGTGGGCCGTGTAAAGAGTTTGGCCCAATTTTTGAAAAAGTCTCTCAAAACCATCCAGATATTCTTTTTGGGAAAATTAATACAGAAGAAGAGCGTGAACTTGCAGCTCATTTTAATATTAGTTCTATTCCTACTGTTGCTATTATAAGAGAAGGGATAGTGCTTTTTATGCAGCCTGGACTTTTACCAGAAGAGGCTCTAGAAGATCTTATCCGTCAAGTTAAAGAGCTTGATATGGAAAAAGTACGTGAAGATATAGCAAAACAAAACCAAACTCAACAATAA
- the cas6 gene encoding CRISPR-associated endoribonuclease Cas6, with translation MRFGINFLYSDKVLIPTKYRKFFLAFIKEALKHTEEGKRLYDYYFNKRKNLSKPFTFSIHINPKQKITNRFLTNNIKFYFSTNNLILTTLIYNGIKKLEKYDPFDTNIKFTIDIFPIYQKNIRLDKAIFKSLSPILVRNIKNKKGKGYLTFDHENFIQNLKYNLNNLSKNFLDKEIMIKDIDIQIFEAKRVIVPTYGGEIGNNLVFQLKAPNELLKLIYDIGIGAKRSQGYGMVEVLR, from the coding sequence ATGCGTTTTGGTATAAATTTTTTGTATTCTGATAAAGTTCTCATTCCTACAAAATACAGAAAATTTTTTCTTGCTTTTATAAAAGAGGCTTTAAAGCATACAGAAGAGGGAAAGAGACTTTACGATTATTATTTTAATAAAAGAAAAAATCTCTCAAAACCATTTACATTTTCTATACATATCAATCCTAAACAGAAAATAACAAATAGATTCCTTACTAATAATATTAAATTTTATTTTTCTACAAATAATCTCATTTTAACGACACTTATTTATAATGGAATAAAAAAATTAGAAAAATATGATCCTTTTGATACAAATATAAAATTTACAATTGATATTTTTCCTATCTATCAAAAGAATATTAGATTAGATAAAGCAATATTTAAATCACTCTCTCCGATTTTAGTTAGAAATATAAAAAACAAAAAAGGAAAAGGATATCTAACTTTTGATCATGAAAATTTCATTCAAAATCTAAAATATAACCTAAACAATTTGTCAAAAAACTTTTTAGATAAAGAAATTATGATAAAAGATATAGATATACAGATTTTTGAAGCAAAACGTGTAATAGTTCCAACTTATGGAGGAGAAATAGGAAATAATCTTGTTTTTCAACTCAAAGCTCCTAATGAATTATTAAAACTTATTTATGATATAGGTATAGGAGCAAAAAGAAGCCAAGGATATGGTATGGTTGAGGTATTGCGATGA
- the cas8a1 gene encoding type I-B CRISPR-associated protein Cas8b1/Cst1 gives MMLKVYLGDWLYNAGILGFLNINSNLWKLETVGDRQKFVSKDEKLLKFGNNYIEFDRKIFYEFSRRFFDYAFNQYGRYENLIKLFKEYIDDLESLKNDLDYINKKYFHGKEESDKILQKLPIEIFDRFKKILQGFKLLKDKLGKIPSKNEIKKDVNLLINLFQNAIEIMKKDKEEFWESDVQIYLRNIYGQKSFLNKSVNKDRFKKFYEDFELPILEKKIEKEKIYPCIACSERLARKKTIFDTGISKFYGLNKDSINFVWNFNPKLPLCEICEIIYFSYFAGLNPVQKDGKKVFYFVNSDSSIVDLVSKNNLLKEVLNPDLTQNLLLDFFTQLILEASYEKAFFTLQNIAVLELDLNNETMPKVYSFNLSREKAKFLKESQTKENLKEFSKNYYKIKDTKISILPEIISLILENKLYFNYLNKLLKMFIAYQNGSKNYETNINPYKVQTLNLLVSKFIKDVGGKTMNMSENEMWKVYYKGKELANILRDKKAENKIQSLSYKLLNSLRIGNSSQFMDILLRTYMAYGEGIPSSFIKALQNKEDFYSIGYSFLNGFLGNEKEEVKK, from the coding sequence ATGATGCTAAAAGTCTATTTAGGTGACTGGCTTTATAATGCAGGTATTCTTGGGTTTTTAAATATAAATTCTAATTTATGGAAATTAGAAACTGTTGGAGATAGACAAAAGTTTGTTTCAAAAGATGAAAAATTACTTAAGTTTGGGAATAATTATATTGAATTTGATAGAAAAATTTTTTATGAATTTTCTAGAAGATTTTTTGATTATGCTTTTAACCAGTATGGAAGATATGAAAATTTAATAAAGCTTTTTAAAGAATATATTGATGATTTAGAATCATTAAAAAATGATTTAGATTATATAAATAAAAAATATTTTCATGGTAAAGAAGAGAGCGATAAAATTTTACAGAAACTTCCCATAGAAATTTTTGACAGATTTAAAAAAATACTTCAAGGATTTAAGCTATTAAAAGACAAACTGGGCAAAATTCCTTCTAAAAATGAAATCAAAAAAGATGTAAATCTTTTAATAAATCTTTTCCAAAATGCTATAGAAATTATGAAAAAAGATAAAGAAGAATTTTGGGAAAGTGATGTTCAAATTTATCTAAGAAATATTTACGGACAAAAAAGTTTTTTAAATAAATCTGTAAATAAAGATAGATTCAAAAAATTTTATGAAGACTTTGAATTACCAATATTAGAAAAGAAAATAGAAAAAGAAAAAATTTATCCATGCATTGCTTGCAGTGAAAGATTAGCCCGTAAAAAAACTATATTTGATACAGGAATATCCAAATTCTACGGACTTAATAAAGATTCTATAAATTTTGTATGGAATTTTAATCCAAAACTACCTTTATGCGAAATTTGTGAAATTATTTATTTTTCCTATTTCGCAGGTTTAAACCCTGTTCAAAAAGATGGCAAAAAAGTTTTTTATTTTGTTAATTCTGATAGCTCTATTGTTGATTTAGTAAGTAAAAATAATTTATTAAAAGAAGTTTTAAATCCAGATTTGACTCAGAACCTTCTTTTAGATTTCTTTACTCAGCTTATTTTAGAAGCATCTTATGAAAAAGCATTTTTTACTCTTCAAAATATAGCTGTCTTAGAACTAGATCTAAATAATGAAACAATGCCAAAGGTTTATTCTTTTAATCTATCGAGAGAAAAAGCAAAATTTTTAAAAGAATCACAAACTAAAGAAAATTTAAAAGAGTTTTCCAAAAATTATTACAAAATAAAAGATACAAAAATTTCAATACTTCCAGAAATCATTTCTTTAATCTTAGAAAATAAACTTTATTTTAATTACTTAAACAAACTTCTAAAAATGTTTATAGCTTATCAAAATGGCTCAAAAAATTATGAAACTAATATAAACCCATATAAAGTTCAAACTTTAAATCTACTTGTTTCAAAATTTATTAAAGATGTAGGAGGCAAAACAATGAATATGTCAGAAAATGAAATGTGGAAGGTTTATTATAAAGGTAAAGAACTTGCAAATATTTTAAGAGATAAGAAAGCGGAAAATAAAATACAGTCACTTTCTTATAAACTTTTAAATTCACTTAGAATAGGAAACAGTTCACAATTTATGGATATTTTACTTCGAACTTATATGGCTTATGGGGAAGGAATCCCTTCTTCTTTTATAAAGGCTTTGCAAAATAAGGAAGATTTTTATTCTATTGGTTATAGCTTTTTAAATGGATTTCTTGGAAACGAAAAAGAGGAGGTAAAAAAATAA
- the cas7i gene encoding type I-B CRISPR-associated protein Cas7/Cst2/DevR has protein sequence MANLQPKGLTVSVIFDAMSLNYGEGVGNISELKKISRSGELLSYESRQAIRYDIYRMLKELFFIDNKKEEPLTADQDVVQFKPEATIKDYIEADLFGYMKTEKDKGALTRSAIVRITPAISLEPMFLDVEFGTNLNFAQRAGTDPNPFQFEHHLSLYSYTITIELDRVGEDLNDNISLEPSEKARRVNMVLDVLKVLNRNIKGRMENLNPLFSIGGVYDVKNPFFLGRLKIKYNRETRKFLLDTPIISSVLEIDFNGKKAKDNSYIGIVGGYWENEKEIKNLLPEEKIHNVNDFFEALKEQVNEYYGV, from the coding sequence ATGGCTAATTTACAACCAAAAGGATTAACAGTTTCAGTAATTTTTGATGCAATGAGTTTGAACTATGGAGAAGGAGTTGGAAATATTTCAGAACTTAAGAAAATTTCTCGTTCAGGTGAACTGTTATCTTATGAATCTAGACAGGCTATTAGATATGATATCTATAGGATGTTAAAGGAATTATTTTTTATAGATAATAAAAAAGAAGAACCTTTAACAGCAGATCAAGATGTTGTCCAGTTTAAACCTGAAGCTACTATAAAAGATTATATAGAGGCTGATTTATTTGGATATATGAAAACAGAAAAAGACAAAGGAGCTCTAACCCGTTCTGCAATTGTAAGAATAACTCCTGCTATATCTCTTGAGCCCATGTTTTTAGATGTAGAATTTGGAACCAATCTAAACTTTGCCCAAAGAGCAGGAACAGATCCAAATCCATTCCAATTTGAACATCATTTATCTTTATACTCTTATACAATTACAATTGAGTTAGACAGAGTAGGAGAAGATTTAAACGATAACATCTCACTTGAACCTTCTGAAAAAGCAAGAAGAGTCAATATGGTTCTAGATGTATTAAAAGTATTAAATAGAAACATTAAAGGTAGGATGGAAAATTTAAATCCTCTTTTTTCTATTGGTGGAGTTTATGATGTTAAAAATCCGTTTTTCTTAGGAAGATTGAAAATAAAATACAATCGTGAAACAAGAAAATTTCTCTTAGATACCCCAATTATTTCATCTGTTTTGGAAATAGACTTTAACGGAAAAAAGGCTAAAGATAATTCTTATATTGGAATTGTAGGTGGATACTGGGAAAATGAGAAGGAAATTAAAAATCTTTTACCTGAAGAGAAAATTCATAATGTTAATGATTTCTTCGAAGCTTTAAAAGAACAAGTAAATGAGTATTATGGGGTTTAA
- the cas5b gene encoding type I-B CRISPR-associated protein Cas5b: MKLLKIKAYQIFANYRKPMSFNFWDSYPLPPLSAVRGWFHTVVEAKEYIPMSMSIQGKFSSVVHDLQTLIKFDRKRNKEGEIVLKSFKNKVFSKSPTFVTNIYDIHLNIYIKAEEEYLKLFKENLLKNEYPSLGRKEDLIRIDYIDFIEPINKDFSEEEHIIDYGIYLNKETAVNLGIAGINYRMNFKYDKKLLDKTGLRYFEKKNVVYIDNDYIENGELLFDEEDKRVIDLIGY, encoded by the coding sequence GTGAAGCTTCTTAAAATAAAAGCTTATCAAATTTTTGCAAATTATAGAAAACCTATGAGTTTTAATTTTTGGGACAGTTATCCTTTGCCGCCTTTATCTGCAGTTAGAGGATGGTTTCATACTGTAGTTGAAGCTAAAGAATATATACCTATGTCAATGAGTATCCAGGGAAAATTTTCGTCTGTTGTTCATGATTTGCAAACACTTATAAAATTTGATAGAAAAAGAAACAAAGAAGGGGAAATAGTTTTAAAAAGTTTCAAAAATAAAGTTTTTTCAAAATCTCCCACTTTTGTAACAAATATTTACGATATCCATTTGAATATATATATTAAAGCAGAAGAAGAATATCTAAAACTATTTAAAGAAAATCTTCTAAAAAACGAATATCCTTCCCTTGGAAGAAAAGAAGATTTAATAAGGATTGATTATATTGATTTTATAGAACCTATAAATAAAGACTTTTCAGAAGAAGAACATATAATAGATTATGGCATTTATTTAAATAAGGAAACAGCTGTTAATTTAGGAATTGCAGGTATAAATTATAGAATGAATTTTAAATATGATAAAAAGCTTTTGGATAAAACAGGACTTAGATATTTTGAAAAGAAAAATGTTGTATATATAGATAACGATTATATAGAAAATGGAGAGCTCCTTTTTGATGAAGAAGATAAAAGAGTTATTGACTTAATCGGATATTAA
- the cas3 gene encoding CRISPR-associated helicase Cas3' — protein MEKVYAKLYYQNGKLVPETLERHTENLLKELERIKRLYGKELKDIGTTDNFWNALKIACLFHDLGKVSSHFQKKIKKYLNEPVKIPSDLDKEIPHNYLSGIFLYVPEIKGTIIKGYFNYILFSVLFHHHRKIDFSQEYFLKVIEKDIKNKIDTLKWLKKYRFFISDIPSDKVDILYKKIESFYFNSPKVKNIKKDKIFILLKGLLHRLDHSASAHLPIEENRISNVEEKLISYLSKKENFKGLKSFQKKAKELRNKNVLLTASTGIGKTEFAINWMGEDKAFYTLPVRVSVNAMYERFINIFKEDKQCIGLLHSDALFYGIRENEKIDDLLSIKEHVIKTQATRQFSMPITITTADQIFTSVFKYPGYEKIYATLIYSKIVLDEPQSYSPDTLAVIIKGLQEITYYGGKFCFMSATIHPFINEYLKNYAEELDPVFSDEKKHKIKLEDKTINEFSNYMISQFNQDKKVLVITNTVKKAQELFKFLKENKNLNVKLLHSLFIQRDKKEKEEQIKNPCEPVIWISTQLVEASLDIDYDILFTEISTLDSLIQRMGRIYRKSGRIIDKNDNPNIIIATQEPSDKGKIYSKEIVKLTLEALKRYNLKILTESMKQKLMKEVYSEEKIKETKFYLDFKKYMKLLDAGFEADTKGEAQQLFREILNINVIPEKVYQKNIDEIEKAIEVALDKSKKYSEKIQAFYTLNKFTVSLPLYKLKNIIPTQITPEKFRKKFFTINFPYDANLGLIIENKKIENIL, from the coding sequence ATGGAAAAGGTATATGCAAAGCTTTACTATCAAAATGGTAAGCTTGTTCCTGAAACTTTAGAAAGGCATACAGAAAATCTTTTAAAAGAATTAGAAAGAATAAAAAGACTGTATGGTAAGGAATTAAAAGATATTGGAACTACTGATAACTTTTGGAATGCTTTGAAAATCGCTTGTTTATTTCACGATTTAGGTAAAGTTTCTTCTCATTTTCAAAAAAAGATAAAAAAATACTTAAATGAACCAGTAAAAATCCCATCAGATTTAGATAAAGAAATTCCACATAACTATCTTTCAGGAATATTCTTATATGTTCCTGAAATAAAAGGGACTATTATCAAGGGATATTTTAATTACATCCTTTTTTCTGTTTTGTTTCACCATCATCGAAAAATAGATTTTTCACAAGAATATTTCCTAAAAGTCATTGAAAAAGATATAAAAAATAAAATAGATACTTTAAAGTGGTTAAAAAAATATAGGTTTTTTATATCAGATATTCCCTCAGATAAAGTTGATATTCTATATAAAAAAATAGAAAGTTTTTACTTTAACTCTCCTAAGGTAAAAAATATCAAAAAAGATAAAATTTTTATTCTATTAAAAGGACTTCTTCACAGATTAGACCATTCAGCTTCTGCACATTTACCTATAGAGGAAAATAGAATTTCCAATGTAGAAGAAAAATTAATATCTTATCTTTCTAAAAAGGAAAATTTTAAAGGTCTAAAATCTTTCCAAAAAAAAGCAAAAGAACTGAGAAATAAGAATGTATTACTTACTGCTTCAACAGGCATAGGAAAAACAGAATTTGCTATTAATTGGATGGGAGAAGATAAAGCTTTCTATACTCTGCCTGTTCGAGTTTCTGTTAATGCTATGTATGAAAGATTTATCAATATTTTCAAAGAAGATAAACAATGTATAGGACTTTTACATAGTGATGCTTTATTTTATGGAATAAGAGAGAATGAAAAAATAGATGATTTACTTTCTATAAAAGAACACGTCATAAAAACACAAGCTACAAGACAGTTCTCTATGCCAATTACTATAACCACAGCAGACCAGATATTTACATCTGTTTTTAAGTATCCTGGGTATGAGAAAATTTATGCCACTTTGATATATTCAAAAATAGTATTAGATGAACCACAAAGCTATTCACCAGATACACTTGCAGTTATAATAAAGGGACTTCAAGAAATAACCTATTATGGAGGAAAATTTTGTTTTATGAGTGCAACAATTCATCCTTTTATCAATGAATATTTAAAAAATTATGCAGAAGAATTAGATCCTGTTTTTAGTGACGAGAAAAAGCATAAGATCAAATTAGAAGATAAAACCATTAATGAATTTTCAAATTATATGATTTCTCAATTTAATCAAGATAAAAAAGTTTTAGTTATTACAAATACAGTAAAGAAAGCACAGGAACTGTTTAAATTTTTGAAAGAAAATAAAAATCTAAATGTTAAACTTCTACACTCGCTTTTTATTCAAAGAGATAAAAAAGAAAAAGAAGAACAAATAAAAAATCCTTGTGAACCAGTTATTTGGATTTCAACTCAATTAGTAGAAGCTTCTTTGGATATAGATTATGACATTCTGTTTACAGAAATTTCCACTTTAGACTCTTTAATTCAAAGAATGGGAAGGATTTATAGAAAATCAGGAAGAATAATTGATAAAAATGACAACCCTAATATTATAATTGCTACACAAGAACCATCAGATAAAGGAAAAATTTATAGCAAAGAGATTGTAAAACTTACATTAGAAGCTTTAAAAAGATACAATTTAAAAATATTAACTGAAAGTATGAAACAAAAGCTTATGAAAGAAGTTTATAGCGAGGAAAAAATAAAAGAAACTAAATTTTATCTAGATTTTAAAAAATACATGAAACTTTTAGACGCAGGTTTTGAGGCTGATACCAAAGGAGAAGCTCAACAGCTTTTCAGAGAAATTTTAAATATAAATGTTATTCCAGAAAAAGTTTATCAAAAAAATATAGATGAGATAGAAAAAGCAATTGAAGTTGCTTTAGATAAATCAAAAAAATATTCTGAAAAAATACAAGCATTTTACACTTTGAATAAGTTTACAGTAAGTTTACCTCTTTATAAACTTAAAAATATTATTCCAACTCAAATAACTCCAGAAAAATTTAGAAAAAAATTTTTTACTATAAATTTTCCTTATGATGCTAATTTGGGCTTAATAATTGAAAATAAAAAAATTGAAAATATATTATGA
- the cas4 gene encoding CRISPR-associated protein Cas4, which yields MKKLYITGNEIAYYFICKRKLWFFSKDITMEQNNQLVELGKIIHEITYKNKRKEIEFEGIKIDFFEKKNALIHEVKKGKTMEKAHVWQMKYYLYRLKLLGINCKGMIDYPLLRQRVTVILEKGDIEKLEDLINKIEKIKSLKIPPKVIDKMFCKKCSYYELCYA from the coding sequence ATGAAAAAATTATATATTACTGGAAATGAAATAGCTTATTATTTTATTTGTAAAAGAAAGTTATGGTTTTTTTCTAAAGATATAACAATGGAACAAAATAATCAATTAGTAGAATTAGGAAAAATTATTCATGAAATAACTTATAAAAATAAAAGAAAAGAGATAGAATTTGAAGGAATAAAAATCGATTTTTTTGAAAAGAAAAATGCTTTGATTCACGAAGTAAAAAAAGGTAAAACAATGGAAAAAGCTCATGTTTGGCAGATGAAATATTATCTTTATAGATTAAAACTTTTAGGTATAAATTGTAAAGGAATGATCGATTATCCATTATTAAGGCAAAGAGTTACTGTCATTTTGGAGAAAGGAGATATTGAAAAATTAGAAGATTTAATAAATAAAATTGAAAAAATTAAGAGCTTGAAAATCCCTCCTAAGGTTATAGATAAAATGTTTTGTAAAAAATGTAGTTATTATGAGTTGTGTTATGCGTGA
- the cas2 gene encoding CRISPR-associated endonuclease Cas2, producing the protein MYIILVYDICTIEKEGQKRLNKVMKLCRQYLHHTQKSVFEGELSEAKFIKLQNSIKNIIDFNNDYVIFYRIDNKNNVKKYNLGISFDPTTNIF; encoded by the coding sequence ATGTATATAATATTGGTTTATGATATTTGTACAATAGAAAAAGAAGGTCAAAAAAGACTTAATAAAGTAATGAAATTATGTAGACAATATCTTCATCATACTCAAAAAAGTGTTTTTGAGGGTGAATTAAGTGAAGCAAAATTTATAAAATTACAAAATAGTATTAAAAATATTATAGATTTTAATAACGATTATGTAATTTTTTATAGAATTGATAACAAAAATAATGTAAAAAAATACAATTTAGGAATATCTTTTGATCCTACAACAAATATATTTTAG
- a CDS encoding sodium-dependent transporter has translation MKIQRFSRIGFIMAAAGSAVGLGNIWKFPYMTGEYGGGAFVLVYLITIAFIGFSVMVAEMLIGALGRKDTVGSFEELAPPNRKYWKYAGFMGFNGIIIMTFYSVVIGWIFYYLVKLLFGLPSTTDEAKQIFNTLVGDNEIIAIVCHTISVIIVAWIVNKGIKSGIEKINLILMPSLMIILFGLLIYAFSLDGFSKAFAFMFEPKWEKLNSEAIVRAVGHSFFTLSLGMGAILTYAASLPKEASIPKTAFIVTFMDTLIALVAGLVIFSFLFQFGAKPGQGPGLVFISLPTILNNFGTLGIFFALLFFLALAFAGITSAISLVEPVVQYLIDRFNQTRTKAVFLTSLIYWVIGIGALLSYTNSWGKIFSLGGKPLFDILEYTTDSILLPLGGLLIAIFVGYELHKDRVKAALENSMGDTIFHIWRFSIRYIAPIALIFMMLNLMGIIKI, from the coding sequence GTGAAAATTCAACGCTTTTCACGAATAGGTTTTATTATGGCTGCAGCAGGTAGTGCAGTTGGGCTTGGAAATATATGGAAATTTCCATATATGACTGGAGAATATGGAGGAGGAGCATTTGTTTTAGTATATCTTATAACCATAGCTTTTATAGGATTTTCTGTTATGGTAGCAGAGATGCTAATTGGAGCTCTTGGAAGAAAAGATACAGTAGGAAGTTTTGAAGAGCTTGCTCCACCAAATAGAAAATATTGGAAATATGCAGGTTTTATGGGATTTAATGGAATTATTATTATGACATTTTATTCAGTTGTAATAGGCTGGATTTTCTATTATTTAGTAAAACTGCTTTTTGGATTACCATCTACAACTGATGAAGCAAAACAGATATTTAACACTTTAGTTGGAGATAACGAAATAATAGCAATAGTCTGTCATACTATATCAGTTATAATCGTTGCATGGATTGTTAATAAAGGTATAAAAAGCGGTATAGAAAAAATAAATCTTATTTTAATGCCATCTTTGATGATTATACTTTTTGGTCTTTTAATATATGCATTCAGTTTGGATGGATTTTCAAAAGCTTTTGCTTTTATGTTTGAACCAAAATGGGAAAAACTAAATTCTGAAGCTATAGTTAGAGCAGTTGGACACTCATTTTTTACACTCTCTCTTGGAATGGGAGCGATTTTAACATATGCTGCTTCACTTCCTAAAGAGGCAAGTATTCCAAAAACAGCTTTTATAGTTACTTTCATGGATACTTTGATAGCCCTTGTAGCTGGACTTGTTATATTTAGTTTTCTTTTCCAGTTTGGCGCAAAACCTGGACAAGGACCTGGTCTTGTTTTTATTTCGCTACCAACAATTTTAAATAATTTCGGAACTTTAGGCATATTTTTTGCACTTCTGTTTTTCTTAGCTTTAGCATTTGCAGGAATAACTTCTGCTATAAGTTTAGTAGAACCTGTTGTTCAATATCTAATCGATAGATTTAATCAAACAAGAACAAAAGCTGTATTTTTAACAAGTTTAATATATTGGGTTATTGGAATAGGCGCACTTTTATCTTATACAAATTCTTGGGGAAAAATTTTCAGTCTTGGTGGAAAACCACTATTTGATATATTAGAATATACAACAGATTCTATTTTACTTCCTCTTGGAGGACTTTTAATAGCAATCTTTGTAGGTTATGAGCTTCATAAAGATAGAGTAAAAGCAGCTTTAGAAAACAGTATGGGAGATACAATATTTCATATTTGGAGATTTTCAATAAGATATATAGCCCCAATTGCACTAATTTTTATGATGTTAAATCTCATGGGAATTATAAAAATATAA
- a CDS encoding primase-helicase family protein gives MANIIKDTLKELEAQEKTLEPVSETCEVTNNIIPKKRPNYQLFKANNWKKLNSNEYINLIDEKGGALWLSNDGDIYFRTSPHIKPVKKEPSKAEKVLSNIINKRLRLMRASEPDISELDLLLISEEVFDPQINQEFFKKNGIWYRNVFKPTEFMKMTQEPTKEPLTILRLIKHLVSDNEKYFEHFINWLAYFWQTMEKPNTAIVLIGEQGTGKGIFFDYIIRPLFGEEQTIQINNSILRNTYIAPFFKNKLFYNLDEISQGTFKENKKIKNFIKPLITNQSITLDEKFVSLNKSILIKGATLITSNEHIPLEIEIGDRRFNVFPSKIKIMQKGFLGFGTFDNFKYQIEQELADFAKYLYYYPVDPIKANTAIITPEKQALIEATNDKYTLFVTSLIQKNLKFFEKIEDDKPILYLELKADFEKNRIRKENIKLYFNTVFDENKSTQQIMKELKLRYPQIFNQTPIKSNGQRFYIIS, from the coding sequence ATGGCAAATATTATTAAAGATACATTGAAAGAGTTAGAGGCTCAAGAAAAAACCCTTGAGCCAGTAAGTGAGACATGCGAGGTAACTAATAATATTATACCGAAAAAACGCCCAAATTACCAGCTTTTCAAGGCAAACAATTGGAAAAAATTAAACTCTAATGAATATATAAATCTTATAGATGAAAAAGGCGGAGCATTATGGCTTAGCAATGATGGAGATATTTATTTCCGAACTTCTCCACACATCAAACCAGTTAAAAAAGAGCCAAGCAAAGCCGAAAAGGTATTAAGTAATATCATTAATAAACGCTTGCGACTAATGAGAGCAAGTGAACCTGATATATCCGAGTTAGATTTATTATTGATAAGTGAGGAGGTATTTGACCCGCAAATTAATCAAGAATTTTTTAAAAAAAATGGAATATGGTATCGCAATGTATTTAAACCTACAGAATTTATGAAAATGACTCAAGAGCCTACAAAAGAACCTCTAACTATTTTAAGACTTATAAAACATCTTGTTAGTGATAATGAGAAATATTTTGAACACTTCATAAATTGGTTAGCCTATTTTTGGCAAACGATGGAAAAACCAAATACTGCTATAGTATTAATAGGAGAGCAAGGAACAGGCAAAGGAATTTTTTTTGACTACATTATACGCCCACTTTTTGGAGAAGAACAAACAATCCAAATAAACAATAGTATTTTAAGAAATACATATATTGCCCCATTTTTCAAAAATAAACTTTTTTATAACCTTGATGAAATATCACAAGGAACATTCAAGGAAAACAAAAAGATAAAAAACTTCATTAAGCCACTTATTACAAATCAATCTATTACCCTTGATGAAAAATTTGTCTCGCTTAATAAATCTATACTGATTAAAGGAGCAACACTTATCACTTCTAACGAACATATACCACTTGAAATTGAAATAGGAGATAGGCGCTTTAATGTTTTTCCTTCAAAAATTAAAATAATGCAAAAAGGTTTTTTAGGTTTTGGAACATTTGATAATTTTAAATATCAAATAGAGCAAGAATTGGCAGATTTTGCAAAATATTTATATTACTATCCAGTAGATCCAATCAAAGCAAATACAGCTATTATAACACCAGAGAAACAAGCACTTATAGAAGCCACTAATGATAAATACACACTATTTGTAACATCACTTATACAAAAAAATCTTAAATTTTTTGAAAAAATAGAAGATGATAAACCTATTCTTTATCTTGAATTGAAAGCAGATTTTGAAAAAAATAGAATACGCAAAGAAAATATCAAACTATATTTTAATACAGTATTTGATGAGAATAAAAGCACCCAGCAAATTATGAAAGAACTCAAGCTGCGCTATCCTCAAATTTTTAATCAAACTCCTATAAAAAGTAATGGGCAACGCTTCTATATAATTTCATAA